Proteins from one Triticum aestivum cultivar Chinese Spring chromosome 7A, IWGSC CS RefSeq v2.1, whole genome shotgun sequence genomic window:
- the LOC123149618 gene encoding dnaJ homolog subfamily B member 12 has product MPPQTPASSPPINPPASQLSSTRTDNSATKKYSAFGSRTEEQRSENRSMATFATSTAAVMGSARPGRVAGPRRCVAAQASSTIAAVAVGRTHYEVLGVGSGASRGEIKAAYRRLAREVQPDAAVGGGDEGFIRLHAAYATLADPDERTRYDRDVACRAAGMMMRRAAVAGPAFWRRTWETDQCW; this is encoded by the coding sequence ATGCCACCACAGACTCCTGCATCCTCACCCCCTATAAATCCACCGGCGTCTCAGCTCTCCTCGACGAGGACGGATAACAGTGCAACGAAGAAGTACTCTGCTTTTGGATCAAGAACTGAAGAACAGAGATCGGAGAACCGATCGATGGCTACGTTCGCGACGTCGACGGCGGCGGTCATGGGATCGGCTCGCCCGGGGCGGGTGGCCGGGCCTCGGCGGTGCGTGGCGGCGCAGGCGTCCTCGACGATTGCGGCGGTGGCCGTGGGGAGGACGCACTACGAGGTGCTCGGGGTGGGCTCCGGGGCCAGCAGGGGCGAGATCAAGGCAGCGTACCGGCGGCTGGCGCGGGAGGTGCAACCGGACGCTGCTGTTGGCGGTGGCGATGAGGGGTTCATCCGGCTGCATGCGGCCTACGCCACGCTGGCCGACCCCGACGAGCGCACGCGCTACGACCGGGACGTGGCCTGCCGCGCCGCGGGGATGATGATGCGGCGGGCGGCTGTGGCCGGGCCGGCATTCTGGCGGAGGACGTGGGAGACAGACCAGTGCTGGTAG